Sequence from the Palaemon carinicauda isolate YSFRI2023 unplaced genomic scaffold, ASM3689809v2 scaffold2689, whole genome shotgun sequence genome:
AGTCTTCCTCTTGGCATGCTCGGTGTAGGTGACAGCATCCCTGATGACATTCTCGAGGAATACCTTCAGGACACCGCGGGTTTCTTCGTAGATGAGTCCAGAGATACGTTTGACACCACCTCTGCGGGCCAGACGACGAATGGCAGGCTTGGTGATACCCTGGATATTATCACGAAGTACTTTACGATGACGCTTAGCGCCTCCCTTTCCGAGTCCCTTTCCTCCCTTGCCACGTCCTGTCATGATGCTGGTGTGTGAGCGAATGATACCGCCCGCCACCGACTTTTCGGTATTTAAAGGGCGTGTGCGTGCGTTACAGCAAAAGGAGGGGTTGGTTTCTTCAGGGTGTACCATTAAATGTTATTTTTCGATGGTTTATGTTTTAGATTTTGTGAATGTTTAGTTATAAGTGTgatggtgtgtgtttgtgttattggtttgtgtatgtgagtttgtttattattgtgttgttgattttatattgaatatttcaaATAGTTGAGCTTCACGTTCAGAGAAATGGCTTGTGAGTTCTGGCGAGAGACCAATGGGGAATGAGGATCGCTGTGACGTCACACTACTGTGCATTATTTTTCAGTTATCATAAATTTTTGTTGTTTGATTGTATGTTAGTGTGTGTCGATTTTGTAAATGTTTTGTTGTTGGTTTGTGGGGCCGAGTACATACTAtcgttttgtgtgtatgtgtgtgtgtttagatatgtttccgattttatatgtattatttcttAATGTCGAGCTTCAGCATTTGAAAAACGGCTTGTGACTTCGGCCCACTAACCAATGGGGAGTGTAGATGCCTGTGACGTCACGTAGGAGGGTATAAAAGGCGAGAAATCGAGGGCGGAAAAATCATTTGCGTTTGTTCACTCAAATCGTAAGCAGCAATGGCTCGTACCAAGCAGACCGCCCGTAAATCCACTGGAGGAAAGGCTCCCCGCAAGCAGCTTGCAACCAAGGCTGCTCGCAAGTCTGCCCCTGCTACAGGAGGAGTCAAGAAACCCCATCGTTACAGGCCTGGTACCGTTGCCCTCCGTGAGATCCGTCGCTACCAGAAGAGCACTGAACTTCTCATCAGGAAGCTCCCCTTCCAGCGTCTGGTGCGTGAAATCGCTCAAGATTTCAAGACTGACCTTCGTTTCCAGTCCTCTGCTGTCATGGCCCTTCAGGAAGCCTCTGAGGCTTACCTCGTCGGCCTCTTTGAAGACACCAACTTGTGCGCCATCCACGCCAAGAGAGTCACCATTATGCCCAAGGATATCCAGCTGGCTCGCCGCATCCGTGGAGAGAGAGCTTAAGTTGATACTTAACCCCTCACTCTAACAAAAATCGGCCCTCTTTAGGGCCCAAAATCTCTTTTTATAAGAAAAGTTGACATTGACAAATCAAACAAAACATTCCTTCTTTCCTCTCTGATTTAAATACGAGATGAAATAACTCTTATGTACCTTTATTCCCTCATGAATCTATGTTGCCCAATCAATCAATGAATTTTCAAAACACTACTTGTTCTCCTGTCTCCTTTCAAGTTTGCCTCGAAATAAGTGGTGTCTCATGAACATctttttaaatacatatgtattcagACAGTATAATTAAATATGAAATTGATGGATGTGCTATTTAGCTATATCTATATCATTTTTGTGCAATTGCATCTTCACTATTCTTGCTTGCTGCAAGCATTGGTTTATacccatctgtctatctatctctatctatctatctatctatctatctatctatctatctatctatttatctctatatCTAGCTATTAATAACGAAATATAGTAATCCAGTAATAAGGGaaattatatacattaatattataaaaataatagaaagtaGGACACtagcaataaaaacaatattaaaaatgataataataatactattaataataataataataataaaaacattaataataaacatatgactattataataataatagtcatagttatagtaatcataattatactaataaaaaaCACACTAACCAATAATATTCATTTAAatactaacaaataataataatgctaactattaagagtactaaaatcaactaataataataacaatagtaataataccaaTGAGGTcgaaactaaaaataataaaaatattaatgataataataatgaaaaattaatactaATACACTAATTAAAATACGACTAATCAATATTActaactattaaaaataataataatagtactacattgaaataatgataaaaataataataataataataataataataataatgatactaatgattatCATAATGAATACATGATCGATGATAATGgtaatacaaataatacaaatacaaTACAATTACAAATACTGCATAGTGCATCGTGCATCGTGCATCGTGCATCGTGCATCGTGCATCGTGCATAGTGCATAGTGCATAGTGCATAGTGCAGACTAAATACTCAATACTCAATACTCAATACTCAATACTCAATACTCAATACTCAATACTCAATACTCAATACTCAATACTCAATACtcaatacttaatacttaatacttaatacttaatacttaatacttaatacttaatacttaatagtaaatagtaaatagtaaat
This genomic interval carries:
- the LOC137636299 gene encoding histone H3; this translates as MARTKQTARKSTGGKAPRKQLATKAARKSAPATGGVKKPHRYRPGTVALREIRRYQKSTELLIRKLPFQRLVREIAQDFKTDLRFQSSAVMALQEASEAYLVGLFEDTNLCAIHAKRVTIMPKDIQLARRIRGERA